The following proteins come from a genomic window of Ornithinimicrobium cryptoxanthini:
- a CDS encoding LysR family transcriptional regulator — MLNLRRLQLLVELRRLGTIAAVGQALHYSPSGVSQQLATLEDETGVTLLERVGRRVRLTRAGEILCDNAVIMLEQAERTEAALAEVQTKATGQVKIAAFQTFNIAILPNLIRNLAEQQIEVIASQLEPEAALPALLNHEFDVAIAEGYGDHQPATTRDLRTLAVMKDPLYLAIPKNMTGTVTEIADTAAMPWVMEPDDSLSRRWAVSRCREAGFEPRVRYQTNDLLTHVALIKSGHAVGFLPALIKACTALDNVTLLTLDSPFRRVKVITRAQSIHYPAVVTTVEEIRALSQHHSGRDISF, encoded by the coding sequence ATGCTCAATCTGCGCCGGTTGCAACTCCTCGTCGAACTGCGCCGCCTGGGGACCATCGCCGCTGTTGGCCAGGCTCTCCATTACAGCCCCTCAGGGGTCTCCCAGCAACTGGCCACACTCGAGGACGAAACAGGCGTCACGCTCCTCGAACGTGTCGGGCGCCGTGTTCGGTTGACTCGAGCAGGCGAAATCCTATGCGACAACGCCGTAATCATGCTCGAACAGGCCGAACGAACCGAGGCGGCGCTGGCAGAGGTCCAGACGAAAGCCACAGGACAGGTAAAGATCGCGGCCTTTCAAACATTCAATATAGCTATTTTGCCCAACCTGATAAGAAACCTAGCTGAACAGCAAATCGAAGTTATCGCATCCCAACTCGAACCTGAAGCGGCTCTCCCCGCGCTTCTGAATCACGAATTTGACGTAGCGATAGCCGAAGGCTACGGCGACCACCAGCCCGCTACGACGCGAGACCTGAGGACTTTAGCAGTGATGAAAGACCCCCTCTACTTAGCCATACCAAAAAACATGACGGGGACTGTCACTGAGATAGCTGACACCGCGGCAATGCCATGGGTGATGGAGCCTGACGACTCACTTTCCCGCAGATGGGCAGTTAGCAGATGTCGCGAGGCAGGGTTTGAGCCCAGAGTCCGCTATCAGACCAACGACCTGTTGACTCATGTTGCACTAATCAAGTCCGGCCACGCGGTTGGTTTTCTTCCAGCGCTTATCAAGGCGTGCACCGCGCTCGACAACGTAACACTACTCACCCTAGATAGCCCCTTTCGACGAGTCAAGGTAATAACTAGGGCACAATCCATTCACTATCCCGCAGTCGTCACAACAGTCGAAGAGATTAGAGCGTTGAGTCAACATCACTCAGGCAGGGACATCTCCTTCTAG
- a CDS encoding ABC transporter ATP-binding protein, with product MLDSFDLDVADGEFLSLLGPSGCGKTTTLGIIAGFVSADAGTVQIDNIDVTHMAANRRDSAMVFQNYALFPHLTVAANIGYGLRVRKLAKSAISERVAECVQLMGIPELVDRYPGQLSGGQQQRVAVARALAVRPGVLLMDEPLSNLDARLRADIRSELRSIQLDLGLTVVFVTHDQEEALTMSDRIVLMNRGKVEQVGAPESVYEAPRTTFVADFLGVRNIMKGKGDGSIWRSEKGIEFKTDIKSPNVGVRPSKIGLLSGHSGSPDQHASSIRGQVTSASYQGDTVSYEVQTSAGLFRAGGSAAGNVFGRDQDVRLVIDPANLLPLEASVGGDLLEGDVPA from the coding sequence GTGCTGGATTCGTTTGACCTCGACGTGGCAGATGGCGAGTTCCTCAGCCTACTTGGTCCGAGTGGTTGTGGCAAAACGACCACGTTGGGGATAATCGCCGGCTTTGTATCCGCAGACGCGGGAACGGTGCAGATTGATAACATAGATGTAACCCACATGGCAGCGAATAGGAGAGATTCCGCCATGGTCTTCCAGAACTATGCTCTCTTTCCGCATTTGACGGTAGCTGCCAATATTGGCTACGGGCTACGGGTACGAAAACTTGCAAAGTCAGCTATTTCAGAACGAGTCGCCGAGTGTGTCCAATTGATGGGCATTCCTGAACTTGTTGACAGGTATCCGGGTCAGCTCTCAGGCGGGCAGCAACAGCGTGTAGCTGTCGCACGCGCGCTGGCAGTACGTCCGGGGGTGCTCCTGATGGATGAACCTTTGTCGAACCTGGACGCCCGACTTCGTGCTGATATTCGCAGCGAACTCCGTTCCATTCAACTTGATCTTGGTCTCACAGTGGTGTTCGTCACCCATGATCAGGAGGAAGCTCTGACAATGTCCGACCGTATTGTTCTTATGAATCGCGGGAAGGTTGAACAGGTGGGCGCCCCAGAGTCTGTGTACGAAGCGCCACGAACAACGTTCGTGGCGGACTTCCTGGGGGTACGGAATATTATGAAGGGCAAGGGCGACGGATCAATATGGCGTAGTGAGAAGGGCATTGAGTTCAAAACAGATATTAAGTCTCCAAACGTCGGTGTTCGCCCATCAAAGATTGGCCTGCTGAGTGGGCATTCGGGGTCGCCAGATCAGCATGCATCCAGCATTCGAGGCCAGGTGACTTCGGCTTCCTATCAGGGAGATACAGTAAGTTACGAGGTACAGACGAGCGCCGGGCTGTTCCGTGCGGGCGGTTCCGCCGCAGGGAACGTATTTGGTCGGGACCAAGATGTGCGCCTTGTAATCGATCCGGCGAATCTGCTACCTCTAGAGGCAAGCGTTGGAGGAGATCTTCTAGAAGGAGATGTCCCTGCCTGA
- a CDS encoding ABC transporter permease: MNLSPRSTRLLAAIPILVVGLGLLVPLAFFLRFAFAESAGAGVPTSGFTLSNFGELFTRDYYRDTLTRTFAIGIGSTLFTLVLGLAVAQLIVSVGPRLKAALIIMTVFPMFVGTVVRAVGWLALFGYDGVLNALLLGAGLIDTPMMVLKTPAAVAVAITSVELPIMVLTLYSGLQLIGTETTLAAQSLGAKPIRAFIEVTLPQMGPALVTGGSLVLVDSVNAYATPVLVGGSQVPMIAPEIYDSVTRTNDWALAGAFAGVTMVISLALIGIYSAIMLRSQRRWREVAQ; the protein is encoded by the coding sequence ATGAACCTGAGTCCCAGGTCGACCAGATTGCTGGCAGCAATACCGATCCTTGTAGTTGGACTCGGACTCCTAGTTCCCTTGGCATTCTTCCTTCGTTTTGCTTTTGCTGAGAGCGCTGGTGCTGGAGTCCCAACGAGTGGCTTCACCCTTTCCAACTTCGGGGAACTCTTTACCCGCGACTACTACCGGGATACCCTGACTCGCACATTCGCAATCGGCATCGGTTCAACCCTGTTCACCTTGGTCCTCGGCCTGGCAGTTGCACAACTCATCGTGTCAGTGGGTCCGCGCTTGAAAGCGGCTCTCATCATCATGACCGTCTTCCCAATGTTCGTGGGCACCGTTGTCAGGGCCGTTGGATGGCTCGCTCTTTTCGGGTACGACGGTGTTCTTAACGCCCTCCTCCTCGGAGCGGGGCTCATAGATACACCGATGATGGTCCTCAAGACCCCTGCGGCTGTAGCAGTGGCCATCACCTCGGTCGAACTTCCCATTATGGTCCTCACCCTATACTCGGGTCTGCAGCTCATCGGGACCGAAACCACTCTTGCGGCACAATCGCTTGGGGCGAAGCCCATTAGGGCCTTTATAGAGGTCACCCTTCCTCAGATGGGCCCGGCACTCGTCACAGGTGGATCGCTTGTTCTCGTGGATTCCGTTAACGCATACGCAACCCCGGTCCTAGTGGGCGGATCTCAGGTTCCAATGATCGCGCCCGAGATATACGACTCCGTGACACGAACAAATGACTGGGCATTGGCAGGCGCCTTCGCAGGGGTAACCATGGTCATTAGCCTTGCGCTGATAGGCATCTATTCCGCGATCATGCTGCGCTCGCAGCGCCGTTGGCGGGAGGTAGCACAATGA
- a CDS encoding ABC transporter permease yields MLAPVVLVMYLAFVDDNFVTVQPSGYSIKWFREVLSRGQMVDGLIYSTQISAVATLLSVALGLPAGISLARSRMRGRRILESMFILPVVIPAIVVGVTLYISLYQVGGTLGFQLAPSFGSLVLAHILITFPWTFRLVYAGMLSIDPKVERASIDLGANQFQTTLRVILPLLRPATIGAATLAFVFSFSNLEVSLFLVDSGNSTLPVAMTQYAKFRVDPSIAAISTIQIALAGVLLIVANRVLDFGTTFSGGSKG; encoded by the coding sequence ATGTTGGCTCCAGTCGTTCTGGTGATGTATTTAGCCTTTGTCGACGACAACTTTGTGACGGTGCAACCCAGCGGCTACTCGATCAAATGGTTTCGCGAAGTTCTCAGCCGTGGTCAAATGGTGGACGGCCTTATATACTCAACCCAGATATCAGCTGTGGCAACCCTCTTGTCCGTTGCATTGGGTTTGCCCGCGGGGATCAGTTTAGCCCGATCGCGGATGCGGGGTCGTCGCATACTAGAAAGCATGTTCATTCTTCCTGTGGTTATTCCGGCCATCGTGGTGGGAGTTACGCTCTATATATCTCTATATCAGGTAGGTGGCACCTTAGGATTTCAGCTGGCTCCTAGTTTTGGGTCCCTGGTGCTCGCTCATATTCTAATCACGTTTCCCTGGACATTCAGACTCGTCTACGCTGGTATGCTCAGTATCGACCCAAAGGTTGAGCGAGCCTCGATCGACTTGGGCGCTAATCAATTCCAGACCACGCTTCGCGTTATATTGCCCCTCCTGCGTCCGGCAACCATAGGTGCAGCGACTCTAGCATTTGTGTTCTCCTTTTCGAACTTGGAGGTCAGTTTGTTCCTCGTCGATTCCGGGAACAGCACCCTGCCTGTTGCCATGACCCAGTACGCCAAATTTCGCGTCGATCCATCAATCGCCGCCATCTCTACAATTCAAATTGCCCTGGCAGGAGTGCTGTTGATTGTAGCCAATCGGGTCCTAGACTTTGGCACCACCTTCTCCGGAGGCAGTAAGGGATGA